The Bacteriovorax sp. BAL6_X genome window below encodes:
- a CDS encoding type II 3-dehydroquinate dehydratase produces MDKFLVINGPNLNLLGKREPEIYGTLDLVGIEAYTNKKLEKLGYKVDVEWFQSNGEQEIIEKIHAASEGGYKALIINPAAFSHTSIAILDALRVMKCPVIEVHLSNTNLREEFRKNKITAKSSSAVIEGLKEKGYFLAILSQLI; encoded by the coding sequence ATGGATAAATTCTTAGTCATTAATGGTCCTAATTTAAATTTATTAGGTAAGCGTGAACCTGAAATTTATGGAACACTAGATCTTGTCGGTATTGAGGCGTATACAAATAAAAAACTTGAGAAGCTCGGCTACAAAGTTGATGTCGAATGGTTCCAGTCTAATGGTGAACAAGAAATTATTGAAAAAATACATGCTGCGTCAGAGGGTGGTTATAAAGCACTTATTATAAACCCAGCTGCGTTTTCTCATACTAGTATTGCTATTTTAGACGCTTTGCGCGTCATGAAGTGTCCAGTAATTGAAGTACATTTATCTAATACAAATCTTAGAGAGGAGTTTAGAAAGAATAAAATTACTGCAAAATCTTCATCAGCTGTGATAGAAGGTTTAAAAGAAAAAGGTTACTTCCTAGCAATATTATCGCAATTAATTTAA
- the pilO gene encoding type 4a pilus biogenesis protein PilO: MYEAYNLVDSEREILQSDLNAINGRIAKKKKELKKLKDYERDVEQKKEEIETVAQKLEETQRRLPKDISDNESINLIKKLGESLKVKDVQINPSGQEENGFYITKYYTFSGKGTYLQFLLLLENISKQERILNVRDINLSKITKTNKSRYEIINLYATIESYIYNQNHRENRGIKEIEQQLSEKQKKTAPKKRTRKRK; this comes from the coding sequence GTGTACGAGGCTTATAATTTAGTTGATTCAGAAAGAGAAATTTTACAATCTGATCTGAATGCAATAAATGGCCGAATAGCTAAGAAGAAAAAAGAACTAAAAAAACTTAAAGATTATGAGAGAGATGTTGAGCAAAAGAAAGAAGAAATTGAGACAGTTGCTCAAAAACTAGAAGAAACACAAAGACGCTTACCTAAAGATATAAGTGATAATGAAAGTATTAATCTTATTAAGAAGTTGGGTGAGAGCCTTAAGGTAAAAGATGTACAAATCAATCCAAGTGGCCAAGAAGAGAATGGATTTTATATCACAAAGTATTACACATTTTCTGGAAAAGGAACGTATCTACAGTTCTTACTACTACTAGAGAATATATCTAAACAAGAAAGAATTCTTAATGTTAGAGATATTAACTTAAGTAAAATTACAAAAACGAATAAGTCTAGATACGAGATTATAAATCTTTATGCGACAATTGAGAGTTATATTTATAATCAAAATCATAGAGAAAATCGTGGTATTAAGGAAATTGAGCAGCAGTTAAGTGAAAAACAAAAAAAGACTGCACCGAAGAAGAGAACTAGGAAGAGAAAATGA
- a CDS encoding type II secretion system F family protein, whose amino-acid sequence MPLYKWEGLDKNGKKASGQIQANDEKDAKKRLRAQGNRVRKIIPPSIFEFDINAWLIEKGIGSAFGAPELMNFTKQLSIMINAGVPIILALEIIYKSEKNPSLKNAVKNIATDVAEGNTLAESMRKQQGFDNLYCNLVKAGEIGGILDEILSKLTEHLEKQEKIKKQIKSAMSYPLIVSGIGALVVWGLITYVVPQFTGMLADTGQELPWITQFVIDTSEFFGEYSGKMIIGGIVTMIFLTYFVKTPQGKIAFDKFAMNIPAFGKVIIKGSLAQFSRTLSTLLGSGVALIDALEICVETIDNTVISGDIKEVRKKVIEGKTLTEPLTKIDYFPEMVAQMIKVGESTGSIDQMLAKISVVFEDEVNDAITAATKMLEPLVLVVLGGIIGGVLIAIYLPMFMSAGA is encoded by the coding sequence ATGCCACTATATAAATGGGAAGGACTTGATAAGAATGGAAAAAAGGCCAGTGGACAAATCCAGGCCAATGATGAAAAGGATGCGAAGAAGAGACTGCGTGCTCAAGGTAATCGTGTTCGAAAGATTATACCGCCATCTATTTTTGAATTTGATATTAACGCATGGTTAATTGAGAAGGGAATTGGTTCGGCCTTCGGTGCTCCCGAATTAATGAATTTTACTAAGCAATTATCAATTATGATCAATGCAGGTGTACCTATTATTTTAGCACTTGAGATTATTTATAAATCAGAAAAGAATCCATCTTTGAAAAATGCTGTTAAGAATATTGCAACAGACGTAGCAGAAGGGAATACTCTTGCAGAGAGTATGCGTAAACAACAAGGTTTCGATAATCTCTATTGTAACCTTGTTAAGGCAGGTGAGATTGGTGGGATTCTTGATGAGATCTTATCTAAACTTACTGAGCATTTAGAAAAACAAGAAAAAATAAAAAAACAAATCAAATCAGCTATGAGCTATCCATTAATTGTTTCCGGTATTGGTGCACTTGTTGTTTGGGGTCTTATTACATACGTTGTACCTCAGTTTACTGGAATGCTTGCTGATACAGGACAAGAACTTCCTTGGATTACTCAGTTTGTTATTGATACGTCGGAGTTCTTTGGTGAGTACTCAGGGAAAATGATTATAGGTGGAATTGTTACTATGATTTTCCTTACATACTTTGTTAAGACTCCACAGGGAAAGATTGCTTTTGATAAGTTTGCTATGAATATCCCAGCATTTGGTAAGGTTATTATAAAAGGAAGCTTGGCTCAATTTTCGAGAACATTGTCGACTCTTCTTGGTTCAGGTGTTGCTCTAATTGATGCTTTAGAAATATGTGTTGAGACAATTGATAATACTGTAATCAGTGGTGACATCAAGGAAGTTAGAAAGAAGGTTATTGAGGGAAAAACTTTAACTGAACCTCTTACAAAGATTGACTACTTTCCAGAGATGGTTGCGCAAATGATTAAAGTTGGTGAATCCACAGGTTCAATTGATCAAATGTTAGCGAAAATCTCTGTTGTTTTTGAAGATGAAGTTAATGATGCAATTACTGCTGCAACAAAAATGTTAGAACCTTTAGTTTTAGTGGTTCTAGGTGGAATTATTGGTGGTGTACTTATAGCAATTTACTTACCAATGTTCATGTCAGCAGGAGCCTAA
- the pilM gene encoding type IV pilus assembly protein PilM, with translation MKKNIDIQDVIFKIREGLGLVPKELIGVDIGQSSVKISKIVTKNDTYKLVKYASVPLPEAAIIEDEIQDEEALKEALEDAFKEAKVTEPYICLGLSGPNTVIKKLQLAGGDDEELEDQVIWEAEQYLPFPVEDCNIDWYVIGENMGGGLDVIVCAVKKDVLESFKSIIESLGKIVKVVDLCSIALTNIYELASEDDDIESNINNDFDDEVFESTSSTDVNKVLIPSSLLIDIGSQATVFIVLKKGIPVFVKEIIIGGASITEEIQRQLGVTFREAEDLKKMSAGGGVPDDVLMIINEINGTLVNELKKAHDFYINATSDDSLKNITVTGGSVRLPNLLEEIRSSFGVDVSVLNPFNEIEFNESDFDDDELNAMAHEGVVSFGLALREFPK, from the coding sequence ATGAAGAAGAATATTGATATACAGGATGTTATATTTAAAATTAGGGAAGGTTTAGGTTTAGTTCCTAAAGAACTTATTGGCGTTGACATTGGTCAAAGCTCGGTAAAGATCTCTAAAATAGTCACTAAAAACGATACTTATAAATTAGTTAAGTATGCATCTGTTCCTCTTCCTGAAGCTGCAATTATTGAAGATGAAATTCAAGATGAAGAAGCTCTCAAAGAAGCTTTAGAGGATGCTTTTAAAGAAGCTAAAGTAACAGAGCCATATATTTGTCTTGGTTTATCCGGCCCCAATACAGTCATAAAAAAATTGCAATTAGCTGGTGGTGATGACGAAGAACTTGAGGACCAAGTTATTTGGGAAGCTGAGCAGTATCTTCCATTTCCTGTTGAGGATTGTAATATTGACTGGTATGTCATTGGCGAAAACATGGGGGGTGGTCTCGATGTTATTGTCTGTGCAGTTAAGAAGGATGTTCTCGAGTCATTCAAGTCAATTATTGAGTCATTAGGTAAAATCGTTAAAGTGGTTGATTTATGTTCAATTGCTCTCACTAACATCTATGAGCTTGCTTCTGAAGATGATGATATTGAAAGTAATATTAATAATGATTTTGACGACGAAGTTTTTGAATCTACATCAAGTACAGATGTAAACAAGGTGCTAATTCCTTCAAGTTTATTAATAGATATAGGATCACAGGCGACAGTATTTATTGTTCTTAAAAAGGGAATTCCTGTTTTTGTTAAGGAAATCATTATTGGTGGTGCCAGCATTACCGAAGAGATCCAAAGACAATTAGGTGTCACCTTTCGAGAAGCAGAAGACTTAAAAAAGATGTCTGCTGGTGGAGGAGTTCCAGATGATGTCTTGATGATTATTAATGAAATCAACGGAACGCTGGTTAATGAGTTAAAAAAGGCACATGATTTTTATATTAATGCTACATCAGACGATTCATTGAAAAATATTACTGTGACAGGGGGCTCTGTTCGATTACCAAATTTACTAGAAGAAATTCGATCTTCATTTGGAGTTGATGTAAGCGTACTGAATCCATTTAATGAGATTGAGTTTAATGAAAGTGATTTCGATGATGATGAATTAAATGCAATGGCCCACGAAGGTGTTGTTTCATTTGGATTGGCCCTTAGGGAGTTTCCAAAATGA
- a CDS encoding CDC27 family protein, whose amino-acid sequence MKNYNNLITKYKSQLEKDPRSKVFAPLAEIYRKVGMNDEALILLKRGLIHHPSFSAAVIIYGQLLLEQNEIEEAYTILRPQLSINGDNIKFLKLFAQSCFKQNLILEALNTYKRVLFISPKDIEASEFIVKYDNFDSVEDEDLTQKTFDISNLDDEIESWSTLSLVPQIKEEPVVEEKSKEESGLIFSHTLVDLYLKQGAKQKAIEVLNSALVENPDDTRVQDRLRELEGLDEISESKGREDLMAAFESTAKKLEEKPKVELEKLSMAFELFESYLKKRSSEVLNG is encoded by the coding sequence ATGAAAAATTATAATAATTTAATAACAAAATATAAGAGTCAGTTGGAGAAGGACCCTCGTTCGAAGGTCTTTGCTCCGCTTGCCGAAATATATCGTAAAGTAGGTATGAATGATGAAGCTCTTATTTTACTGAAAAGAGGTTTAATCCATCACCCTAGCTTCTCTGCTGCAGTTATTATTTATGGACAACTTCTTCTTGAACAAAATGAGATAGAAGAGGCATACACTATATTAAGGCCCCAACTTTCTATAAATGGCGATAATATTAAATTTTTAAAATTATTTGCTCAATCTTGTTTTAAGCAAAACCTTATTCTTGAAGCACTAAATACATATAAGAGAGTTCTCTTCATCTCACCTAAAGATATAGAAGCTTCTGAGTTTATTGTTAAGTATGATAATTTCGATAGCGTTGAAGATGAGGACTTAACTCAAAAAACTTTTGATATTTCTAATCTTGATGACGAGATAGAAAGCTGGAGCACACTAAGTTTGGTTCCACAAATAAAAGAAGAACCTGTAGTTGAAGAGAAGAGTAAAGAGGAATCAGGATTAATCTTTAGTCATACATTAGTAGATCTTTACTTAAAGCAAGGTGCCAAGCAAAAGGCTATTGAAGTACTAAATAGCGCACTCGTTGAGAACCCTGATGATACTAGAGTTCAAGATAGACTAAGAGAGCTTGAAGGACTTGATGAGATAAGTGAGAGTAAAGGCCGTGAAGATTTAATGGCCGCGTTTGAATCTACGGCCAAGAAGCTAGAAGAAAAACCAAAGGTTGAATTAGAAAAATTATCAATGGCATTTGAGCTATTTGAATCATATCTAAAGAAAAGAAGCAGTGAAGTTTTAAATGGATAA
- a CDS encoding ABC transporter permease, with protein MNNILTIAKFTFKDIVKSRVLYLTLWIALFVLTLSYITSEFSYGNVLRISIDFGLGGASLAANLLAIFVGVNVLSDEIESRTIYITLSRPISRVKFLLGKILGVSSILVLSALIIFGTSLVVYLIRGGVLDSIIINSLFLGILESILLFLVVLFFSLITSRALSVINTVVIYFVGHAITHISSLSFVKSREGLELILRLYKAVLPDLNLLNYKPFVFNAELVSSQNIINSYLYGVTYILVLSFINAFVFKNKELS; from the coding sequence ATGAATAATATATTAACAATCGCAAAATTTACATTTAAAGATATCGTTAAGAGTAGGGTTCTTTATCTTACTCTATGGATTGCTCTCTTTGTTTTAACTTTAAGTTATATAACCTCAGAATTTTCTTATGGGAATGTTTTGAGGATATCAATTGATTTCGGTCTTGGTGGAGCATCTTTGGCCGCAAATCTATTGGCTATTTTTGTAGGTGTAAATGTACTTTCTGATGAAATTGAATCTAGAACTATTTACATAACTCTGTCTCGTCCTATTTCAAGAGTTAAGTTTTTATTAGGTAAGATTTTGGGTGTTTCTTCGATTCTAGTTCTAAGTGCTTTAATCATTTTTGGAACTTCTCTCGTGGTTTATTTAATTCGTGGTGGAGTTTTGGATAGTATTATTATTAATTCGCTGTTTTTAGGGATTTTAGAATCAATTCTTTTATTTTTAGTAGTTCTGTTTTTTAGTTTAATAACTTCACGTGCACTTAGTGTTATTAATACTGTTGTTATATATTTTGTTGGTCATGCAATAACACATATCTCTAGTTTGTCTTTTGTAAAAAGTCGAGAAGGATTAGAACTAATTCTTAGGCTCTATAAAGCAGTTTTGCCTGACTTGAATTTACTTAATTACAAACCTTTTGTTTTCAATGCTGAACTTGTCTCAAGTCAAAATATCATTAATAGTTATCTATATGGTGTTACTTATATCTTGGTGCTTTCATTCATTAATGCTTTTGTTTTCAAAAATAAAGAGTTGAGCTAA
- the pilQ gene encoding type IV pilus secretin PilQ, which translates to MKKIVIAVSILYSFFALSANLTKIDFQQKDDLSYLNFNFDKNDFKIKKFQVVKDKQVIIDIENAVSTQRVLRAFDTSEFSGSVVFVSAFKAPGSSKDIRVVIQLRDNVRSKIQTSGNLASIIFENRYGAFASSKEQDNVVSAVEEKKAERLLKPKSKSMEDILENLTLSGQKKYVGNKISLNVKDMKINDILDLIADASGFNVIMTNDVAELKPLSLNLVNVPWDQALDTVLSINKLVAEKNGAILTIKTLAQATEEKRKEREATQIKEVAEPLVTKILPISYSKAKDLTTLLKDYVTPARGSIIADERTNNLIINDTLETTEKIAKIVDILDRQTPQVLIESKIVEVNEGYQKQIGLQNGLNFGYDPIGQIPTSTELTGSASTTSISGPGLSFSSAPTTGEATRNLLGVTISRFGRLFDLNFQLQLLESESKGKIIASPRVVTKHNVKAEIISTDTTSFEEREGTGEDLTITFKETTAELSLAVTPQVANDGAIDLIVELSKEQFGTAPAAGAPPDKTKRQVKTNVLVENGSTIVLGGLYSYSKIESHSGVPYLKDVPIVGWLFRTPYNPQISKTELVIFITPRVINQERAGLTSSL; encoded by the coding sequence ATGAAAAAAATAGTCATAGCAGTATCGATTCTATACTCATTTTTTGCACTATCTGCAAATTTAACAAAAATTGATTTTCAACAAAAAGATGACTTAAGTTACTTGAATTTTAACTTTGACAAGAATGACTTCAAAATTAAGAAGTTTCAAGTAGTAAAAGATAAGCAAGTAATCATCGATATTGAAAACGCTGTATCTACTCAAAGAGTTTTAAGGGCCTTTGATACATCTGAATTTTCTGGAAGTGTTGTATTTGTTTCAGCATTTAAGGCACCAGGAAGTTCTAAAGATATAAGAGTCGTCATTCAACTACGTGATAATGTACGTTCAAAAATTCAAACGTCTGGGAATTTAGCGAGTATTATTTTTGAAAATCGCTACGGGGCATTTGCTAGTTCAAAAGAGCAGGATAATGTTGTATCTGCGGTAGAAGAAAAGAAAGCAGAAAGGCTTTTAAAGCCTAAGTCCAAGAGCATGGAAGATATTCTCGAAAACCTAACTCTTTCAGGACAAAAGAAATATGTGGGTAATAAAATCTCTCTAAATGTTAAGGATATGAAAATTAACGATATTCTTGATCTGATTGCAGATGCTTCTGGTTTTAACGTTATTATGACAAACGATGTAGCAGAGCTTAAACCCTTATCGCTGAACCTTGTTAATGTTCCGTGGGATCAGGCATTAGACACTGTTTTATCAATTAATAAACTTGTTGCTGAAAAAAATGGCGCAATTTTAACGATTAAGACGCTTGCTCAAGCAACTGAAGAGAAAAGAAAAGAGAGAGAAGCTACACAGATTAAAGAAGTCGCAGAGCCTCTTGTAACAAAAATTCTTCCAATTTCATACTCAAAGGCAAAAGACTTAACAACACTTCTGAAGGATTATGTAACTCCTGCAAGAGGTTCGATTATTGCTGATGAGCGTACTAATAATTTAATTATTAATGATACTTTAGAGACTACTGAAAAGATTGCTAAAATTGTTGATATCTTAGATCGTCAAACACCTCAGGTATTAATTGAATCAAAAATTGTTGAAGTCAATGAAGGATATCAAAAACAAATTGGTCTACAGAATGGTTTAAATTTTGGCTATGACCCTATTGGGCAAATTCCTACTTCGACAGAGTTAACAGGCTCGGCAAGTACGACGAGTATTTCTGGTCCAGGGTTAAGTTTTTCAAGTGCTCCGACAACTGGTGAAGCTACAAGAAATCTACTTGGTGTAACAATCTCTCGTTTTGGTCGATTATTTGACCTAAACTTTCAATTACAGCTTCTAGAAAGTGAGTCGAAAGGAAAGATCATCGCATCTCCGCGTGTTGTAACTAAGCACAATGTTAAAGCTGAGATTATTTCAACTGATACTACTTCATTTGAAGAAAGAGAAGGAACAGGTGAGGACCTTACAATTACATTTAAAGAAACAACAGCTGAGCTTAGCCTTGCTGTTACACCACAGGTTGCAAATGATGGGGCAATTGATCTAATTGTTGAACTCTCAAAAGAACAATTTGGTACGGCACCAGCTGCGGGAGCACCACCTGATAAAACTAAAAGACAGGTAAAGACAAATGTACTTGTTGAAAATGGTTCAACTATTGTTCTAGGTGGTCTTTATAGCTATTCTAAAATTGAATCACATTCAGGTGTACCTTATTTAAAAGATGTTCCAATTGTTGGTTGGTTATTTAGAACTCCATATAACCCACAGATAAGTAAGACAGAACTGGTCATTTTTATTACACCAAGGGTTATAAATCAAGAACGTGCAGGTTTAACAAGTAGCTTGTAG
- a CDS encoding ABC transporter ATP-binding protein, with the protein MLICKNISKSFKKDFWNKDFVALHDVNFELNDGKIVGFLGANGAGKTTLIKIILGFIKPNTGSVKILDIDWTEDEVRKLIGYMPERPFYYQNLTGHEFLTYCGELQEIDKETIDKNIEKWATKLEIKFALDRKIKGYSKGMLQRLGFVSVLLHNPRLIILDEPLSGLDPIGRKEFKDVIKEVNEEGVGVFFSSHIVNDVEEVCHDVVVLESGNIIYNGPIKELVSQNTSNKFVIKYNDGIKDCELIVEESLKDKKMLELIESGAIISKLIRETSSLEEIVYRLNK; encoded by the coding sequence ATGTTAATTTGTAAAAATATATCGAAATCGTTTAAGAAAGATTTCTGGAATAAAGATTTCGTGGCATTACATGATGTTAATTTTGAACTTAATGATGGAAAGATTGTTGGTTTTTTGGGTGCAAATGGTGCTGGAAAAACAACATTAATTAAAATAATACTTGGATTCATTAAACCAAATACAGGCTCAGTTAAGATTTTAGATATTGATTGGACTGAAGATGAAGTAAGGAAACTTATTGGTTATATGCCTGAGCGTCCATTTTATTATCAGAATCTCACAGGACATGAATTCTTAACTTATTGTGGTGAATTACAAGAGATTGATAAAGAAACAATAGATAAAAATATAGAAAAATGGGCGACTAAGCTAGAAATAAAGTTTGCCTTAGATAGAAAAATTAAAGGCTACTCTAAAGGTATGTTGCAACGTCTTGGGTTTGTTTCTGTACTTCTACATAATCCACGTCTTATTATTTTAGATGAGCCACTTTCTGGATTGGATCCAATTGGTCGTAAAGAGTTTAAAGATGTTATTAAAGAAGTTAATGAAGAGGGTGTTGGTGTTTTCTTTTCTTCACATATTGTAAATGATGTTGAAGAAGTTTGTCATGATGTCGTAGTTCTAGAGAGTGGAAATATTATTTATAATGGTCCAATCAAGGAATTAGTTTCTCAAAATACAAGTAATAAATTTGTTATAAAGTATAATGATGGAATCAAGGACTGTGAATTAATTGTGGAGGAATCACTTAAAGATAAGAAAATGCTAGAACTAATTGAGTCTGGAGCAATAATATCAAAATTAATTAGAGAAACCTCGTCTCTAGAAGAAATTGTATATCGGTTAAATAAATGA
- the efp gene encoding elongation factor P — MEISTNDFRKGLKLEIDGKPYVCIKCDFTNPGKGSAFYKLRIKNLETGAVIERTFKSGVATGAMQPDLDEKEVEYLYNDPDGFNFMDQSTFETIHVATEYIEDAANYLQEGIKVELLYYKGKPISIELPNFVELAVTETDPGLKGDTAQGGLKKAIMETGLQVNVPLFIKEGETLKIDTRTGDYVERVNK; from the coding sequence ATGGAAATATCGACAAATGATTTTAGGAAAGGTTTAAAACTAGAAATCGATGGCAAACCATATGTTTGTATTAAATGTGACTTCACTAACCCTGGTAAAGGTTCAGCTTTTTACAAGCTTAGAATTAAGAATCTTGAAACAGGTGCAGTTATTGAAAGAACTTTTAAATCTGGTGTCGCAACGGGTGCAATGCAACCGGATCTAGACGAAAAAGAAGTAGAGTATTTATACAATGATCCTGATGGATTTAATTTCATGGATCAATCAACTTTTGAAACAATTCATGTTGCAACAGAATATATTGAAGATGCTGCTAACTACCTTCAAGAAGGTATTAAAGTAGAACTATTATATTATAAAGGAAAGCCAATCTCGATTGAACTTCCAAACTTTGTTGAACTTGCTGTAACTGAAACTGATCCAGGCTTGAAAGGTGATACAGCTCAAGGTGGACTAAAGAAGGCCATCATGGAAACAGGTCTTCAAGTCAACGTTCCATTATTTATCAAAGAAGGTGAAACCCTGAAAATAGATACGAGAACTGGCGACTATGTAGAGCGTGTAAATAAATAA
- a CDS encoding A24 family peptidase: MIFLFKIYAFIFGALIGSFLNVLILRLPTNEKFFIDRSRCPKCGFRLKWFHNIPILSFVGLLGKCANCKTKISFQYPVIELLTASISLLLFGNDISFHGLTSYLFFFTIACCLLVHFVIDIRHQILPDVINVYLGVIFFIHVVFFFHWKHWVLGSLIGFLVPYLITYLFYKIKGVIGLGGGDIKLFGVLGIYLGPLGIIHNMLFSCILGSILMLPLLMFKVIKRDQAVAFGPFIIIVAVIQIYFPNVFKMMLSALLF; the protein is encoded by the coding sequence ATGATATTTCTATTTAAAATCTATGCATTTATTTTTGGTGCTCTTATTGGGAGTTTCTTAAATGTTTTAATACTTAGACTTCCGACTAATGAGAAGTTTTTTATTGATCGTTCTCGTTGTCCTAAATGTGGATTTCGACTTAAATGGTTTCATAATATTCCAATTTTAAGTTTTGTAGGTTTATTGGGGAAGTGTGCCAATTGTAAAACAAAAATAAGTTTTCAGTATCCAGTAATAGAGCTTTTAACAGCGTCAATCTCTCTCTTGTTATTTGGTAACGATATCAGTTTCCATGGCCTAACTTCCTATTTATTCTTCTTCACAATTGCCTGTTGTTTACTTGTCCACTTTGTTATTGATATTCGACACCAAATCTTACCTGATGTTATCAATGTATACCTTGGTGTGATCTTCTTTATTCATGTTGTGTTCTTCTTTCATTGGAAACACTGGGTACTTGGTAGTTTAATAGGATTCTTAGTACCTTACTTAATTACTTACCTATTTTATAAAATTAAGGGTGTAATAGGTCTTGGAGGTGGAGATATCAAGCTCTTTGGCGTCTTAGGTATATATCTCGGTCCACTTGGTATTATTCACAATATGCTCTTTTCTTGTATTCTTGGAAGTATACTGATGCTTCCACTGTTGATGTTTAAGGTTATCAAAAGAGATCAGGCAGTAGCCTTTGGGCCATTTATAATAATCGTTGCTGTTATTCAAATCTACTTTCCTAACGTGTTTAAAATGATGCTGAGCGCATTACTGTTTTAA
- a CDS encoding PilN domain-containing protein has product MIEINLLEKKKPIELPVILGVDLNKVNKKSLVIAYVLYYVMTSYLVPNFKNQNKDIQDQIVQQRATYNKLKKEVDSYGSLTEVMDAFTKRIEELKSREALVAQVMSKKSNPYKVLRGLSGSLNDDIWFNTLTIDDEKVIKIEGESISFSSVGDFINNVKELEYFIPRNGFSSETFGMKELKEIQDQLYGENVTLQSFSIEGKVQSYGDL; this is encoded by the coding sequence ATGATAGAAATTAACTTATTAGAGAAAAAGAAGCCAATAGAGCTTCCTGTTATACTTGGTGTTGATCTTAATAAAGTGAATAAGAAATCACTCGTGATTGCTTATGTTTTGTATTATGTAATGACATCTTATTTAGTACCAAATTTTAAAAATCAAAATAAAGATATTCAGGATCAGATCGTTCAACAAAGAGCGACTTATAATAAGCTAAAGAAAGAAGTCGATTCTTATGGTTCTTTAACAGAAGTAATGGATGCATTTACGAAACGAATTGAAGAGCTTAAAAGCCGTGAGGCCCTTGTTGCACAAGTTATGTCGAAGAAATCAAATCCATATAAAGTGTTAAGAGGTCTATCTGGATCTTTAAATGATGATATCTGGTTCAATACACTTACTATCGATGATGAGAAGGTTATCAAAATTGAAGGGGAGTCCATTTCTTTTTCTTCAGTTGGGGACTTCATTAATAATGTAAAAGAGCTAGAATATTTCATTCCAAGAAATGGTTTTAGCTCAGAGACCTTTGGAATGAAAGAATTGAAAGAGATACAGGACCAGCTATATGGTGAGAATGTAACGTTACAAAGTTTTTCGATTGAAGGGAAAGTTCAATCATATGGAGATCTTTAG
- a CDS encoding type IV pilin protein, whose translation MKFTNELRNSKGFTLVELMVVVAIIGILSAVAIPNFKKYQAKTKTSEAKLQLASIYSAMTAIQTDYDSFGTCLGDAGYVSPNGTWDSSTPTSGSNYYSIGFSAANSTPNQIVRDNGGTCQNIEFGAPAFRKVGGQRTTVANISTIAISNMGDGSQTAPGVDAQGGYFVAGAIGYIDSDFITTANASKWAIDQDKVLREINKGY comes from the coding sequence ATGAAATTTACAAACGAGTTGAGAAACTCTAAGGGGTTTACCCTGGTTGAGTTGATGGTCGTTGTTGCCATCATCGGAATTCTATCTGCGGTAGCAATTCCAAACTTTAAAAAGTACCAAGCAAAAACGAAAACTTCTGAAGCAAAGCTTCAACTAGCTTCAATTTATTCAGCGATGACTGCTATCCAAACTGATTATGATTCTTTTGGTACATGTCTAGGTGATGCTGGTTACGTATCTCCAAACGGTACATGGGACTCTTCTACACCAACGAGTGGAAGTAACTATTATTCAATTGGATTTAGTGCTGCTAATTCTACGCCAAACCAAATTGTTAGGGATAATGGTGGAACTTGTCAAAATATTGAATTTGGTGCACCTGCATTTAGAAAAGTTGGGGGACAGAGAACAACTGTTGCTAACATCTCGACTATTGCAATTTCAAACATGGGTGATGGTTCACAAACAGCACCAGGAGTTGATGCTCAGGGTGGTTACTTTGTAGCTGGTGCAATCGGTTACATCGATTCAGATTTCATTACTACAGCTAATGCAAGTAAGTGGGCGATTGATCAAGATAAAGTACTTAGAGAAATTAATAAGGGTTATTAA